In the Juglans microcarpa x Juglans regia isolate MS1-56 chromosome 6D, Jm3101_v1.0, whole genome shotgun sequence genome, one interval contains:
- the LOC121235454 gene encoding uncharacterized protein LOC121235454, with amino-acid sequence MDKYEEMARKMGASSLVDQLLTRPSLPLTLKGATRVWFKSLAPGSVNSFGELAHLFLMQFMTNRRRRCPSMYLLTVKQREDEILKAYLARFNKERMTTDDQDKQITLATLLGDIWPLNQFMAELAGRTSTTLREFMDHADGIINAEGTLQALIEPRKMELEQADRKAKALGKANAPEKARKG; translated from the exons ATGgacaaatatgaggagatggcaaGGAAGATGGGCGCCTCCTCGTTGGTAGATCAGTTGCTCACCA GGCCTTCCCTCCCTCTAACCTTGAAAGGGGCTACGAGGGTATGGTTCAAGTCGTTGGCACCTGGGTCAGTCAATAGCTTTGGAGAGCTAGCCCACCTGTTCCTCATGCAGTTcatgaccaataggaggagaaGATGCCCCTCCATGTACCTCCTCACCGTCAAACAAAGAGAGGATGAAATTTTGAAAGCATACTTGGCTCGATTCAACAAGGAGCGTATGACGACAGACGATCAAGACAAGCAAATCACCTTAGCAACACTCTTGGGTGACATATGGCCCCTTAACCAGTTCATGGCAGAATTGGCAGGAAGAACTTCCACTACCCTACGAGAATTCATGGACCACGCCGATGGCATCATCAATGCTGAAGGCACACTCCAAGCCCTGATAGAGCCCAGAAAAATGGAACTAGAACAAGCCGACAGGAAGGCCAAGGCATTAGGCAAAGCTAATGCCCCCGAGAAGGCTAGGAAGGGATAA